The following are encoded together in the Lactuca sativa cultivar Salinas chromosome 1, Lsat_Salinas_v11, whole genome shotgun sequence genome:
- the LOC111904792 gene encoding tetrahydroberberine oxidase-like has protein sequence MKKYSQIRSCVFLLVLCLSFSNSWANLSSLVDVTPGTENFISCIQPKSNNVTSFSQQLIITPVNASFIPIWQVAVQNTRFLKPSTPKPSIIVTPVDETLVQKALFCAKKHGYEMRIRSGGHDYEGLSYTADVPFVMLDFTNMRSIDVDVANRSAWVQPGAVLGELYYSISQKTDTLYFPAGVCPTVGVGGYMGGGGYGNLLRKYGTAADNVVDVRFMDVNGNILDRKSMGKDLFWAIRGGGASSFGIVLAWKLRLVPVPEKVTVFILNKTLEEGATKIFHKYQYVAPTIDRNLHIRTQVFAEYIGNTTKKTIRIMFEGIYQGTRDTLLPLLDEKFPELGVRREICEEIRSIQSTVVFWGLPSSTPIEILTNRSAIAKLNNKSKSDYVRTPIPIRGLRKIWRKLMQNDGSALLMINPFGGRMADYSESAIPYPHRAGVLLQILKTVNFNGQTSDTTPTSLKRIMWLRSLDELLTPYVSKNPREAYSNYNDLDLGVGSSNYEEASLWGERYWKRDNFQKLIRIKAKVDPDNFFRRPQSIPVF, from the coding sequence ATGAAGAAGTACTCTCAAATACGCTCCTGTGTCTTCCTTCTGGTTCTTTGTCTTTCCTTTTCTAACTCATGGGCAAACTTATCTTCCCTTGTTGATGTTACACCAGGTACGGAAAATTTCATAAGTTGCATACAGCCCAAATCCAACAATGTCACCTCCTTCTCTCAGCAGCTCATTATCACACCTGTCAATGCTTCTTTCATTCCCATTTGGCAAGTCGCAGTGCAAAACACTAGGTTCCTTAAACCCTCGACTCCTAAACCATCAATCATCGTGACACCTGTGGATGAAACACTTGTCCAAAAGGCTCTATTCTGCGCAAAGAAACATGGGTACGAGATGAGGATCAGGAGTGGGGGCCATGACTATGAAGGCCTATCATACACTGCTGATGTTCCCTTTGTTATGCTTGATTTCACCAACATGAGGTCTATAGACGTGGACGTAGCTAACAGGAGCGCATGGGTCCAGCCAGGTGCTGTGCTTGGTGAACTCTATTACAGTATTTCTCAGAAGACCGACACCTTGTATTTCCCGGCAGGTGTTTGCCCCACGGTGGGTGTTGGCGGGTACATGGGCGGTGGTGGCTACGGAAACCTACTGAGGAAATATGGTACTGCTGCTGATAATGTTGTGGACGTTCGCTTTATGGATGTCAATGGAAATATTCTTGACAGGAAGTCCATGGGTAAGGATTTGTTTTGGGCAATACGAGGAGGTGGTGCTTCCAGTTTTGGAATCGTTCTCGCATGGAAGCTCAGGTTGGTTCCGGTTCCAGAAAAAGTAACTGTATTCATACTGAATAAAACTTTGGAAGAAGGGGCAACCAAAATTTTCCATAAATATCAATACGTTGCGCCAACTATTGATAGAAATCTACACATAAGAACTCAGGTGTTTGCCGAATATATTGGCAACACCACCAAGAAAACCATACGGATTATGTTCGAAGGAATTTATCAGGGCACAAGGGACACATTGCTTCCGTTGCTGGACGAAAAATTTCCTGAGCTCGGTGTTAGACGAGAGATTTGTGAAGAAATTAGAAGCATCCAATCGACCGTTGTGTTTTGGGGCCTGCCAAGCTCCACCCCAATTGAGATCCTCACGAACCGGTCTGCTATAGCCAAGCTGAACAATAAAAGCAAATCAGACTATGTCCGGACACCAATTCCCATACGCGGTCTAAGAAAGATATGGAGAAAGCTCATGCAAAACGACGGATCGGCACTTCTCATGATCAATCCTTTTGGCGGAAGGATGGCTGATTACTCAGAGTCAGCAATTCCATATCCTCATAGAGCTGGGGTGTTGTTACAGATTCTCAAGACTGTTAATTTTAACGGTCAAACTTCAGACACGACCCCTACATCGCTCAAGAGAATAATGTGGCTTCGAAGCTTGGACGAGTTACTGACGCCTTATGTCTCAAAGAACCCAAGAGAAGCATATTCCAACTACAATGATCTAGATTTGGGTGTTGGAAGTTCTAATTATGAAGAAGCCAGTCTTTGGGGTGAGAGGTACTGGAAAAGGGACAATTTTCAGAAGTTGATTCGAATCAAGGCCAAAGTTGATCCGGATAATTTCTTCCGGCGTCCACAAAGTATCCCTGTTTTCTAA